A single genomic interval of Sceloporus undulatus isolate JIND9_A2432 ecotype Alabama chromosome 2, SceUnd_v1.1, whole genome shotgun sequence harbors:
- the GSTK1 gene encoding glutathione S-transferase kappa 1, translated as MALNLIPHRPLLSLRSFVASGRRMAAAEARSSSSKKKKRVDFFYDVLSPYSWLGFEAICRYRDIWNIELHLRPVLLAGIMKETGNRPPAMLPKRGEYMTKDLMRMAKFFQVPLQFPKDFMGSVIVKGSLSAMRFITAVDLTQPQFVESVSRELWMRVWSRDEDITQPANILAAAGKAGLPSGQAQKLLEMSSTPEVKNRLKATTDEVLGYGAFGMPCSVTYVDDQPQLLFGSDRLELLASLLGEKWLGPVPGSSKL; from the exons ATGGCCTTAAACCTAATACCCCACCGCCCTCTGCTCTCATTGCGAAGCTTCGTAGCCTCAGGAAGGAGAATGGCGGCCGCTGAGgcgaggagcagcagcagcaagaagaagaagcGGGTGGACTTCTTCTACGACGTCCTCTCGCCCTATTCCTGGCTGGGCTTCGAG GCTATCTGCCGATACCGTGACATCTGGAATATTGAGCTGCATTTACGGCCTGTTTTGCTTGCAGGGATAATGAAGGAGACTG GTAACAGGCCCCCAGCAATGCTGCCCAAGAGAGGAGAATACATGACAAAGGATCTTATGCGGATGGCAAAGTTCTTTCAAGTGCCATTGCAATTTCCAAAGGATTTCATGGGGTCTGTTATTGTGAAGG GTAGTCTATCTGCCATGCGTTTTATCACAGCTGTGGATTTAACACAACCTCAGTTTGTGGAATCTGTGTCTAGAGAACTTTGGATGCGTGTTTGGTCTCGA gatgaagacaTTACCCAGCCAGCAAACATTTTGGCA gCTGCAGGGAAAGCAGGATTGCCCTCAGGCCAAGCTCAGAAGCTTCTGGAAATGAGCAGCACACCTGAAGTGAAGAATCGTCTGAAAGCAACAACAGATGAAGTCCTGGGATATGGG GCATTTGGGATGCCATGTTCTGTTACCTATGTTGATGACCAGCCTCAGCTTCTCTTTGGTTCAGATCGTTTAGAATTACTGGCAAGTCTCTTGG GAGAGAAATGGCTTGGGCCAGTTCCTGGATCTTCTAAACTCTAA